Proteins found in one Terribacillus sp. DMT04 genomic segment:
- a CDS encoding phage holin family protein, with translation MLKWILTLLLNGVSLIIVAHLFDAFYLDGYWTAILASFILSILNLIVRPVLVVLTLPLTAVTFGLFLFVINAITLMITQGLIGEAFVIDGFGTSILAAIILALLNLILNWLIRDRITD, from the coding sequence ATGCTTAAATGGATTTTGACACTTCTGCTGAATGGCGTTTCGCTTATTATAGTAGCCCATCTGTTTGATGCGTTCTATTTGGATGGCTACTGGACTGCTATTCTGGCAAGTTTTATTTTATCCATATTAAATCTTATTGTCCGTCCTGTACTTGTTGTTCTGACGCTCCCGCTGACAGCTGTCACTTTCGGTCTGTTTCTGTTTGTCATTAATGCCATTACGTTGATGATAACACAGGGATTGATTGGGGAAGCTTTTGTCATCGATGGCTTTGGCACGTCAATCCTTGCAGCCATTATTCTTGCGCTGCTGAATCTAATACTTAACTGGCTCATCCGTGACCGTATCACAGATTAA